In the Apteryx mantelli isolate bAptMan1 chromosome 1, bAptMan1.hap1, whole genome shotgun sequence genome, one interval contains:
- the GPR161 gene encoding G-protein coupled receptor 161 isoform X2 — MSSNSSLINVKGLRNLTTQENGAVRVTESIAIIVIAIFICLGNLVIVVTLYRKSYLLTLSNKFVFSLTLSNFLLSVLVLPFVVTSSIRREWIFGVVWCNFSALLYMLISSASMLTLGLIAIDRYYAVLYPMVYPMKITGNRAVVALVYVWLHSLIGCLPPLFGWSSLEFDQFKWMCVAAWHKEAGYTAFWQIWCALLPFLVMMICYGFIFRVARIKARKIHCGSVVIVEEESQRNGRKNSSTSTSSSGSRRNAFQGVVYSANQCKAFITILVVIGAFVITWGPYMVVITSEALWGKNSISPAWETLATWLSFSSAICHPLIYGLWNKTVRKELLGMCFGDRYYRESFVQRHRTSRLFSISNRITDLGLSPHLTALMAGGRPLGNSSSTGDTGFSCSQDSGTDAMLLEDYSSDGPHPPHCICPPRRRSSVTFEDEVEQIKEAAKNSVLHVKAEVHKSLDSYASSLAKAIEADVKISLFGEEALPGALFPVRTLPGSSMNTRRSTRPHASQRLQLQSIDEGNI, encoded by the exons ATGAGCAGCAATTCCTCCCTCATCAATGTGAAGGGCCTGAGGAACCTCACCACACAGGAAAACGGGGCTGTCAGAGTCACCGAGTCTATTGCTATAATTGTCATTGCCATTTTCATCTGTTTGGGCAACCTGGTGATTGTTGTTACCCTCTACCGGAAGTCTTACCTTCTCACATTGAGCAACAAGTTTGTGTTCAGCTTGACCCTCTCCAACTTTCTTCTCTCTGTACTGGTACTACCTTTCGTTGTCACCAGCTCCATCAGGAGGGAATGGATCTTTGGAGTTGTTTGGTGCAACTTCTCAGCGCTGCTCTACATGCTGATCAGCTCAGCCAGCATGCTCACTCTTGGGCTCATAGCAATAGACCG GTACTATGCTGTCTTGTACCCGATGGTTTACCCAATGAAGATTACAGGCAACAGAGCAGTGGTAGCTCTTGTGTACGTGTGGCTACATTCCCTTATTGgctgtcttcctcctctctttggcTGGTCATCTTTGGAATTTGACCAGTTCAAATGGATGTGTGTGGCGGCCTGGCATAAAGAGGCTGGCTACACTGCCTTTTGGCAGATCTGGTGTGCGTTGCTGCCTTTCTTGGTCATGATGATCTGCTATGGATTCATATTCCGTGTGGCAAGGATTAAAGCTCGCAAAATCCACTGTGGTAGCGTGGTTATTGTGGAGGAAGAATCTCAGAGGAATGGGAGGAAGAACTCCAGCACCTCCACATCATCTTCAGGCAGCCGAAGGAACGCTTTCCAAGGAGTTGTCTACTCTGCCAACCAGTGCAAAGCTTTCATAACCATCTTGGTTGTCATCGGTGCTTTTGTGATTACGTGGGGGCCTTACATGGTAGTAATTACATCAGAGgcactttggggaaaaaatagtatTTCCCCTGCCTGGGAGACATTAGCTACATGGTTGTCCTTTTCCAGTGCCATTTGCCATCCACTGATTTATGGACTGTGGAACAAAACGGTGCGCAAGGAACTACTAGGAATGTGCTTTGGGGATCGGTACTACCGCGAGTCCTTTGTTCAGCGGCACAGGACATCAAGGCTATTTAGCATTTCCAATAGGATCACAG ATTTGGGACTATCTCCCCATCTCACTGCCCTCATGGCAGGTGGACGGCCAttaggaaacagcagcagcacaggagacACAGGTTTCAGCTGCTCGCAAGATTCAG GAACAGATGCAATGCTTCTAGAAGATTATAGCTCAGATGGCCCTCATCCCCCGCACTGCATCTGTCCTCCTCGAAGGAGGAGTTCAGTGACATTTGAAGATGAAGTGGAACAAATTAAAG aagctgCGAAGAATTCTGTTCTTCATGTAAAAGCGGAAGTCCATAAATCTCTGGACAGTTATGCATCCAGTTTAGCAAAAGCTATTGAAGCAGATGTGAAAATCAGCTTATTTGGGGAGGAGGCTTTACCAGGAGCTCTGTTCCCTGTGCGGACTCTGCCAGGAAGCAGTATGAACACACGGCGTAGTACCAGACCCCATGCTAGCCAAAGACTTCAGCTGCAAAGCATCGATGAAGGGAATATTTGA
- the GPR161 gene encoding G-protein coupled receptor 161 isoform X1, with amino-acid sequence MSLSVVFLLIAAQHVLAAPALHTLTMSSNSSLINVKGLRNLTTQENGAVRVTESIAIIVIAIFICLGNLVIVVTLYRKSYLLTLSNKFVFSLTLSNFLLSVLVLPFVVTSSIRREWIFGVVWCNFSALLYMLISSASMLTLGLIAIDRYYAVLYPMVYPMKITGNRAVVALVYVWLHSLIGCLPPLFGWSSLEFDQFKWMCVAAWHKEAGYTAFWQIWCALLPFLVMMICYGFIFRVARIKARKIHCGSVVIVEEESQRNGRKNSSTSTSSSGSRRNAFQGVVYSANQCKAFITILVVIGAFVITWGPYMVVITSEALWGKNSISPAWETLATWLSFSSAICHPLIYGLWNKTVRKELLGMCFGDRYYRESFVQRHRTSRLFSISNRITDLGLSPHLTALMAGGRPLGNSSSTGDTGFSCSQDSGTDAMLLEDYSSDGPHPPHCICPPRRRSSVTFEDEVEQIKEAAKNSVLHVKAEVHKSLDSYASSLAKAIEADVKISLFGEEALPGALFPVRTLPGSSMNTRRSTRPHASQRLQLQSIDEGNI; translated from the exons ATGTCTCTGAGTGTTGTTTTTCTGCTTATAGCTGCTCAGCATGTCTtggctgctccagctctgcacACTCTGACCATGAGCAGCAATTCCTCCCTCATCAATGTGAAGGGCCTGAGGAACCTCACCACACAGGAAAACGGGGCTGTCAGAGTCACCGAGTCTATTGCTATAATTGTCATTGCCATTTTCATCTGTTTGGGCAACCTGGTGATTGTTGTTACCCTCTACCGGAAGTCTTACCTTCTCACATTGAGCAACAAGTTTGTGTTCAGCTTGACCCTCTCCAACTTTCTTCTCTCTGTACTGGTACTACCTTTCGTTGTCACCAGCTCCATCAGGAGGGAATGGATCTTTGGAGTTGTTTGGTGCAACTTCTCAGCGCTGCTCTACATGCTGATCAGCTCAGCCAGCATGCTCACTCTTGGGCTCATAGCAATAGACCG GTACTATGCTGTCTTGTACCCGATGGTTTACCCAATGAAGATTACAGGCAACAGAGCAGTGGTAGCTCTTGTGTACGTGTGGCTACATTCCCTTATTGgctgtcttcctcctctctttggcTGGTCATCTTTGGAATTTGACCAGTTCAAATGGATGTGTGTGGCGGCCTGGCATAAAGAGGCTGGCTACACTGCCTTTTGGCAGATCTGGTGTGCGTTGCTGCCTTTCTTGGTCATGATGATCTGCTATGGATTCATATTCCGTGTGGCAAGGATTAAAGCTCGCAAAATCCACTGTGGTAGCGTGGTTATTGTGGAGGAAGAATCTCAGAGGAATGGGAGGAAGAACTCCAGCACCTCCACATCATCTTCAGGCAGCCGAAGGAACGCTTTCCAAGGAGTTGTCTACTCTGCCAACCAGTGCAAAGCTTTCATAACCATCTTGGTTGTCATCGGTGCTTTTGTGATTACGTGGGGGCCTTACATGGTAGTAATTACATCAGAGgcactttggggaaaaaatagtatTTCCCCTGCCTGGGAGACATTAGCTACATGGTTGTCCTTTTCCAGTGCCATTTGCCATCCACTGATTTATGGACTGTGGAACAAAACGGTGCGCAAGGAACTACTAGGAATGTGCTTTGGGGATCGGTACTACCGCGAGTCCTTTGTTCAGCGGCACAGGACATCAAGGCTATTTAGCATTTCCAATAGGATCACAG ATTTGGGACTATCTCCCCATCTCACTGCCCTCATGGCAGGTGGACGGCCAttaggaaacagcagcagcacaggagacACAGGTTTCAGCTGCTCGCAAGATTCAG GAACAGATGCAATGCTTCTAGAAGATTATAGCTCAGATGGCCCTCATCCCCCGCACTGCATCTGTCCTCCTCGAAGGAGGAGTTCAGTGACATTTGAAGATGAAGTGGAACAAATTAAAG aagctgCGAAGAATTCTGTTCTTCATGTAAAAGCGGAAGTCCATAAATCTCTGGACAGTTATGCATCCAGTTTAGCAAAAGCTATTGAAGCAGATGTGAAAATCAGCTTATTTGGGGAGGAGGCTTTACCAGGAGCTCTGTTCCCTGTGCGGACTCTGCCAGGAAGCAGTATGAACACACGGCGTAGTACCAGACCCCATGCTAGCCAAAGACTTCAGCTGCAAAGCATCGATGAAGGGAATATTTGA